The Sus scrofa isolate TJ Tabasco breed Duroc chromosome 4, Sscrofa11.1, whole genome shotgun sequence genomic sequence tttatgcatttttttaaacaagcgTTAAGAATAATACCTTGCAACATAaagaatgctcttttttttttttttttacacaaccTCTACTTTGACGAAAGAatgagaccacaaaaaaaaagaataagatggagggtagtaccttttttttttggtgcagttTAATATGAAGCATTAAATACCCGATAGAAGGAGCATTAACATCAAGCATTAAATACCCGATAGGAGTTGATAAATATAAAGCATGCGCTGTTATTTATCATCAATTTTGGCCTCTCCTCCCCGTtaggaaaaaatatctgaaaagatcTCATGCCataacctgtattttttttaatgagttttgcAGAGCCTTCCCTTATTTTGTCTGACTCCTGTTGCAGGTGGCTACTCTGGAAAGaatataaaaccttttttttcttataagccAAATGGGTCTCTTTTAGATTTCAAATTAATTGGTACCTTTGGCCTTGGTCCCCTGAGAGGTAATAAGGATAAGGTCCTCCTCACCTTGCAAGGGTATCAGTCTTCAGGCCTAAGTGTCAGAGGAAGAATGAGGAAGATTTTATCACTATCAGAGGAGGGATGAGGAAAAGttatttcagattttatcttGAAAAGTTTGTGCAaattgtaaaaaaggaaaaaaattgcacatTGTTCCGCATGTCATGTGGAGAACAGTATACTTAAAAGcatttaatcttttgtttttataggagGAAAGAATGGAAATGATTTCTGAAAGATCAAAAGAGGGTGTGTATTCGTGGAACAAAGCTGCAGAGAAAAGTGATTTTGAAGCCGTAGAGGCACTCATGTCTATGAGCTGCAGTTGGAAGTctgattttaagaaatatattgaaAACAGACCTGTTACTCCAGTGTCTGATATGTCAGAGGAAGAGAATCTGCTGCCCGGTACACCAGATTTTCATACGATCCCAGCATTTGTAAGTATTGCTTTTACGATGGATGTAAAGGATAGAATTTTTTACATGATGAACTACCGTTCTCACGCTGTTGCCTATATATTTCTCTTCTCTGTAGTGTTTGACTCCACCTTACAGTCCCTCTGACTTTGAACCCTCTCAAGTGTCAAATCTGATGGCACCAGCGCCACCTACTGGACACTTTAAATCATTGTCAGATACTGCCAAGCCTCACATGGCTACTGCACCTTTCAAAGAGGAGAAGAGCCCGGTATctgcccccaaactccccaaGGCTCAGGCAACAAGTGTGATTCGTCATACAGCTGATGCTCAGCTATGTAACCACCGATCCTGCCCAGTGAAAGCAGCCAGCATCCTCAACTATCAGGACAATTCTTTTCGAAGAAGAACCCACCTAAATGTTGAGTCTTCAAGAAAAAATGTACCTTGTGCAGCTGTGTCACCAAACAGATCCAAACATGAGAGGGACACAGTGGCAGATGTTGATGAGAAAGCAAGTGCTGCACTTTATGACTTTTCTGTGCCTTCTTCAGAGACAGTCATCTGTAGATCTCAGCCAGCCTCCACATCCCCACAACAGAAGTCAGTGTTAGTCTCTCCACCTGCAGTATCAACAGGGGGTGTGCCAACTATGCCGGTCATCTGCCAGATGGTTCCCCTCCCTGCAAACAACCCTGTTGTGACAACAGTTGTTCCCAGCACTCCACCCAGTCAGCCGCCAGCTGTCTGCCCACCTGTTGTATTCATGGGCACTCAGGTGCCCAAAGGCGCCGTCATGTTTGTCGTACCCCAGCCCGTTGTTCAGAACCCAAAGCCTCCGGTGGTGAGCCCAAATGGCACTAGACTCTCTCCCATCGCCCCTGCTCCAGGGTTTTCCCCTTCAGCAGCTAAAGTCACTCCTCAGATCGACTCTTCGAGGATAAGAAGTCACATCTGTAGCCATCCAGGATGTGGCAAGACGTACTTTAAAAGTTCTCATCTGAAGGCCCACATGAGAACACATACAGGTACCAACCATTCCTGATTTATATCTAGAAATGTGGATAAAGGGTTTTTTAGCAATGATCATGAACACAAGCTAGGCATGTTAATAAAACATCTTTAAgccttaaatataatttaatatgtaaCTTACAGTAACATGCATGGTAATGATGATACGAATTTTTTTGTTTCAGGAGAAAAACCTTTTAGCTGTAGCTGGAAAGGTTGTGAACGGAGGTTTGCCCGTTCAGATGAACTGTCCAGACACCGACGAACCCACACAGGTGAGAAGAAATTTGCCTGTCCCATGTGTGACCGGCGGTTCATGAGGAGTGACCATTTGACCAAGCATGCCCGACGCCATCTGTCGGCCAAGAAGCTACCAAACTGGCAGATGGAAGTTAGCAAGTTAAATGACATTTCCCTACCTCCAACCCCTGCTCCCACGCAGTGACAGCTTGGATGGCAGAGAACTAACTTTTGTCACAGCCGGGAGCGAATGGTGATATGAAAATGCTTCCACTGCAGGTCTGTGGCCCTCCAGTGTGGGCTACAAGCAGAAGAAGGCCCATGGCCTGGGGAGAAGGCCCAGCCTGGGTTAGATGGTAAGAAGTGCTGCGGCCACAGGCAGGTCACAGAGTTGCAGGACTCATTTCTTACCGCATAAGAGAGATGAGAAAGTTTTTATTCCTTTCAATGTTTTCTGAAGGTTGCAGGTGAAGTCAGCCACAGGTAGCACAGGTTTTGAATATGTGTGCACAATTTGTTACTTTCACCGTTTATACTTGAGACCAACTTTTCAATGTGATTCTTCTAAAGCACTGGTTTCAAGTGTAGAGACTGGAAATAAACATTACGGTACAGAGATGGAGATGTAGAATTGATTTGTATTATCACGAATATTATCTTTTCCTAGAGTTACCTTGTTTACTATTAGTCTTTCCATTCAATTTCGTGGATGTAGTTGTTAAGTATATCTAGAACTAGCATTTTTATACTAGTCACTGATGTTCGGAATTAAGCAGCTGTATATTGCTAAAGAGGTCCCAAAAATTGGAATCCTCATTAATTTAATTGCTCTGAAGTGTAGCTTTaacttctttgcatttttattttgaaatttaacaaAAGACCATAACTAGGCATTTTATTACGCTTTGAACTTTAGTTGGCTGCATTTTTTGTGTAGATTTGAAAACTGTATACCAATGTGTTTTCTGTAGACTCTAAAATACACTGCActttgtttaggaaaaaaaaagatgaaaacatataTTGTAAAGAAGGGATGTTAAGGGTTTCAGATAACTTCTTGAAAAAGATGACATAGGTCATCAGTAACGAACCCTTATGCTACCAGGATATAATGTGTGCTTCATTGAATTAGAAAGTTAGTGACCGTTATTCACAAATGGACAAATGTCCAATTAATTTATgagagtttttttggggggggattcaGAACTAGGTAggtagaaaaaatattagaacatTCACTTTCGTTAACAGTATTTCTGTTATATTCTGTTGTATAGTGGATAATATACACAGTGGTAAAACAAAAGTcagttgtttaaaatatatagtgaAAAATGTCactatgtcttttcatttaacatttttctctattGGGTGTAGATTTCTGCCATCAAAACTTTGGGCCCTTGGAAAAcaagagttttcttttaattaaaaaaaatccttgtgatTTTACAGTTTGCACAATATTTGTTCTGTTGTACTTTATATCTTGTTTACAATAAAGAATTTCCTTTGGTATATATAACTGCTTGAttgtatttattgaaaaccttCTTATTCTAACCTTGACGTTGATCATTTGTGGTACTATCCAAAGACTATCTAAATTTCTCTACAGGTCTATTCAAATTTAGAACTgtagggagtttctgttttggcacagcagaaacaaacctgactagtatccatgaggatgcaggttcaatccctggccttgctcactgggttgaggatccagcgttgttgtgaactgaggtgtaggtcgcagatttggctcagatcccacgttgctgaggctgtggtgtaggtaggtagctacagctctaatttgacccctaacctgggaacttccatatgctgctggtgtggcctaaaaggaaaaaaaaaaaaaattagaaccgTGGGAGTGTATCTTTAACATATGAACAATCAATTTAGAAGGTATGCAAAGCAAGGCCAGAtatctacttaaaaatatttttttacattttggtgatttggggTTGAAATACAGCTCTGGTGCTCATCAAAACCTTGTTAAGTAGCATTGAGTTAAAGGGAGCACACTACAGTGCACAATTATAAGCAATGAGACTGCTGTGAACTGAAAAAAAGCCTGACCTATTAAATAGAGTAAATTGCTCACAACTAGAAGTTAGATTAGCTCAGATCGTTAAATGGTACCTTAAATGCAATAAACATACCGGTACTTAAGCCACATGAAAGCTAATCCACCTCTGAGAAATGCTTGCTAGTCACTTGTCTGTAGAACTAGGAGCCGTAAATGCTATTTGGTATACTGTGTATAATATCAGAGATTAGTGTTTGAGTTTGCGCTGAAATGGCCTTGACGTAGGAGTGCCCAACTTAACTGGTTAACCTAATCCAGCTTGTTGAGTGTCCATGGTAAGGAGCAACGTGCTCACTTGGCACTAGTCGTAGGACAGGCCTCGCCAGCCATCCACGCATCTGCTGCTACTTTTCTTAGAAACTTAGCACCACCTAAGCACAGCACAGCTGCTGGAGGGGGCATTGCCATTCTCTAGCCTCTGTGTTGGGACCTGGACCATCCTAACCCCTGGAGTTCATCGTGGTGGCAGGCCTTCAGAAGTGGGTATAGAGAAGATGCCCGTCCCAAAACCCAGGCCCTTGAAAGGCAAGGCCAGCAGATCTGTGCCACCCATTTGCTGTGTCCTTCCCAGTCCTAGTCTTGACACTTTTCCTTAGAAAGCTTGTAAATCAAATCATTTGAATAGAGTATTTGAGTTGAATGTTGATGCAGGCCCTGATCTCAATGCAAAAATTACCCTCAAGTACATTTGTAGCACATTAAGATAGTGTGGCTTTAGAACTTCAGTGTTGGTTGTTTCTTACCTGATTTATATATTCAATGGAACTATGAAATTGTTGATACTCAACTACCTAAGAGTTAATTCTTTTTTAGATAATTGTAGACCTAgagaaagttgcaaaaatagttaACCATATACCCTTCATCCAGCTTATCCTTGTGGTACATCTTACACAGCCATAGAACATTTATGAAGCTGAAGAAATTAGtatttctcttgtggcacagcaagtgagggatttggtgttgtcactacatgTATAAGGAAGAGTTGTTAATTCTCccccatttattttttctatttatctattttgtttattttttaatttatgtcagTGTGGACCTATGGATATTTATGTCATTCTTTGAGTTATAGTACAGTACTCTTCCTGTTTTGTGACTCAGGTGTTGCAACTTTGGCCCTTATTAGCTCTTTGAATtgccaaccttttttttttttttttttttttttgtttttatggctgcacgtacagcatatggacgttcctaggttaggggtcaaatcagaactgcagctgctggcctatgacagccacagccatagcaacatgcaGGGGCATAAAGGAGGACGTTCCTCAAGGACCTGGGCAGTCAGCGAAGCCTTGGAATGGGGAGAAATCTTGGGAGAGAACATCAGGGACACCTTGACCTTCAGGGAGGACTTTTCTTCTGGGGATGtctcactaatttttttccttgtgtttctgtcttgttccagtggaaggaaaaaaactaaataggTAGGGCCACGAAAGTGaggtctgttgttttaagctccCCCCTGCCAGTTGGCATCTTAAATCTTGACTGAAATTTAGAAAGCCATGGCTTTCTACTCAGTGGATGCCAACAATCCCAGTTTGACCTTGACTGACCAGCTTGGCAGTGGGAGGCTAAAAGGGGAGGAATATCCCAAACAATAAGAAAGTGATGCTTAATCTTTCTTTGACTTCCttggaatatttaatttttaattctaagaGTAGCCACGGGTCAGTGGAAGTACTGCTTGGGTTTGGAAAACTCTGTATGAGgttctaggaagaaaagaaaagctaagaaATGACATGAAGTGAAGGGTAAGCTAAAGTAGAAACAGTTTGTCTATTTCTTTGATTGGATTATCTGAACCTTGAATACCAGTTTCCAAAAGGcactctatttatttatgtatttatttattttagaaatccaGGCAAAGCTTTAGTTGGGGCCCCGCCTCAGCAGGGGGAATCAAAAACAAGTAACAAGTTCCCTTGCTCCCTCTCAGAGGGATGATGGGCTTGTGCTTTATAGGGGCTGAGAGTAGGGGCTGGTCCAGGGGTTGGGCTTCCAGAGGAATGGCTTAGGTGGTTTGCCCATCcctttggtggtggtgtgtgcagaAGGCAGGCACAGTACCCTGTTTTTGCTCTTGGTTGTTCCcaagtggcagttgggtttttggtcttttttgtatcTTGTTCATAATTTACCCCAACTGCACATGCACACAGTTACTTTTAGTCCTatgcaattttttgttgttgttgttgtttgtttgtttgtttttgcattttgttgCTCGAGGAGACATTTGTCCAGGGGCAAGCCTTGCAGCAAAGGGTCcggggtcccaggtcccagcctgtctcagaaGGTCAAGGCTCTGCTGGTGGTATAGGAGGAGGGAGTCTGGGCAAGCTTCCCATAGGACAGGGTGTTTAAAATACAT encodes the following:
- the KLF10 gene encoding Krueppel-like factor 10 is translated as MLNFGASLQQAAEERMEMISERSKEGVYSWNKAAEKSDFEAVEALMSMSCSWKSDFKKYIENRPVTPVSDMSEEENLLPGTPDFHTIPAFCLTPPYSPSDFEPSQVSNLMAPAPPTGHFKSLSDTAKPHMATAPFKEEKSPVSAPKLPKAQATSVIRHTADAQLCNHRSCPVKAASILNYQDNSFRRRTHLNVESSRKNVPCAAVSPNRSKHERDTVADVDEKASAALYDFSVPSSETVICRSQPASTSPQQKSVLVSPPAVSTGGVPTMPVICQMVPLPANNPVVTTVVPSTPPSQPPAVCPPVVFMGTQVPKGAVMFVVPQPVVQNPKPPVVSPNGTRLSPIAPAPGFSPSAAKVTPQIDSSRIRSHICSHPGCGKTYFKSSHLKAHMRTHTGEKPFSCSWKGCERRFARSDELSRHRRTHTGEKKFACPMCDRRFMRSDHLTKHARRHLSAKKLPNWQMEVSKLNDISLPPTPAPTQ